TTTCGGTCAGCGCGTCGTCGCGGGGGTTCTCCCGCCGATCGCCGATGTACGCCGAAAACTTTTCGTACAGGTACTCCAGCGGGCTGTGCGACATGGTCGCGTTGTCGGTGCCGCCGACGCCACCCTGGCTGTGGTCCATGTGCTTGGCGAATTCCGCCCGGTCCTCTTCGGGGACCCCGAGCAGGTCAGCGATGATCGCCAACGTGAAGGGCGCCGCGAAGCCCTTGATGAAATCGCCGCCACCGGCCGCGATGTACGGATCAAGGACCGTGTCGGCGTGCCGCCACATGAACTCCTCGTTCTCCTTGAGGCGCTTGGGCGTGATGAGCCCCATCAGCAGCGCGCGGTGCGCGGTGTGCTTGGGCGGGTCCATGACTGTGACCTGGTCGCTGAACGGCAACTGCTCGCGGTACTGCTCGATGAGATCCGAGACGTCTTCGGCCTGCCCCTCGATGGGCACCGGGAAGCCCGGAAACGGTCCGGTGACCGCGGTGCACGACGAGAACGTGTCGGAGTCGCCGAACACCGCGACGGCCTCGTCGTAGCCGGTCACCACGAGCACGTTCTGGTGCGGTTCCCGACGAACTGGGCACCCGGAGCGCATAGCCTCCATATACGGGTAGGGGTCCGCCACCAGGCTCTGGTCGGTGAAGAAGTCGAGCTTTTCGAGTTCGGTCATCGGGTTCGCTTCCAGGTTCGTACGGGCTGCTTCGACCTTTACGATCGACCAGTACGTTACTATACGATCGTAAAGTTGGATTCGGCAACGACTCGGACCGGCCAGGAGGCGGAGAATGACCACCACCGCAGTCGCTGCCGACAGTTCGCGCCGGGACACCCGGCAACGGCTGATCGACGTCGCGGTCGAACTCTTCATCCAGCACAGCTTCGCGGGCACGTCGCTGCAGATGATCGCCGACGAACTCGGTTTCACCAAAGCCGCCATCTACCACCACTTTCGCACCCGCGAACAACTGCTCGACGCGGTCGTCGAACCCTTCCTTGAGCGACTCCGAGAC
The DNA window shown above is from Mycolicibacterium confluentis and carries:
- a CDS encoding cytochrome P450, which translates into the protein MTELEKLDFFTDQSLVADPYPYMEAMRSGCPVRREPHQNVLVVTGYDEAVAVFGDSDTFSSCTAVTGPFPGFPVPIEGQAEDVSDLIEQYREQLPFSDQVTVMDPPKHTAHRALLMGLITPKRLKENEEFMWRHADTVLDPYIAAGGGDFIKGFAAPFTLAIIADLLGVPEEDRAEFAKHMDHSQGGVGGTDNATMSHSPLEYLYEKFSAYIGDRRENPRDDALTEMAAAKFPDGSTPEVMDVVRIAANLYTAGQETTVRLLSTALKIIAEDPELQQQLRAERDRIPNFIEECLRFESPVKGDFRLAKRDTTIGGVDVPAGATVMVMNGAANRDPRQFENPEVLDIERSNARRHIAFGRGVHSCPGAPLARAETKVSIERILDRTSDIRISEEHHGPAGARKYSYVPTFILRGLTQLQLEVTPSSQPKE